Genomic DNA from Clavibacter michiganensis:
GGGCGGCGGCGGGGGCGGCGGCGCCACGTGGCCGATCGGCGCGTACATCGCCACCGACGGCGAGGTGCGGTTCCAGCCCAACGTGATCGCGCTGCTCGCCGTGGCCACGCCCGTCATCTGGATCTCCGGCAAGGTCCTCGTCAAGCTCATCAAGACGCTCAAGTAGCGCAGCGCGTCCCCGGACGCGCACGACCACCGCGGAGCGCGGGTGCCCTCGGGCACCCGCGCTCCCGTGCGTCCGGCCGGCCGCGCATCCCGGGCGCGCCGGGAGCCCGACCGCGCGCTAGGATCGCCTCGAACACGGGAGTCCGGTGAGCCGGGCTGAGAGGAAGACACCCAGTCTTCGACCGTCGTACCTGATCTGGATCATGCCAGCGCAGGGAGGCTTCCATCTCGCACCCGTGCCCTCTTCCACTCATCCGAAGGGCACGTCCAATGACCGCATCACCCACGTCCACCGCATCCGCCTCGAGCGTCGACACCGGCGCCCGCACGCCCCGCTCGGGCCTCCGCGCCCGCTGGCGGGTCATCGACATCGTCGTCGCGAGCGTCCTCGGCGTCGCCTCCGGCCTCGTCTTCGTCATCTGGAACACGGCATCCGTCCCCGTCGGCGGCTTCTTCGAGCCGCTGCTCCCCGGCCTCCAGGCGCTCGCGGGAGGCGGCTGGCTGTTCGCCGGCGTGCTCACCGGCATCGTGATCCGCAAGCCCGGCGCCGCCCTCTACGGCGAGCTGCTCGCGGCGTTCGTCTCGATGCTCGTGGGCAACGTCTGGGGCGTCGGCACGCTGCTCTCCGGACTCACGCAGGGCCTCGGTGCCGAGCTCGTGCTCCTCGTCTTCCTGTACGCGAACTGGCGCGCCTACGTCGCCGTGCTCGCGGGCATGGGGGCGGGGCTCGGCATGGCGATCACCGACCTCATCACCTACTACCCGGGATCCACCCCGCTGTTCGCGACGATCTACACGGTCGCGGCGCTCGTCTCGGGCGCGGTCGTCGCGGGGCTGCTCTCGTGGCTCGTCGCCCGGGCGCTCGCCCGCACCGGCGCGCTCGCGCGCTTCGCCTCGGGCCGCGACACCGCGGCCCGCGTCTGACCGTGCGGCGGCCGGGCCGTCGACCGGCGGATGCCCGCGCGCCGCGCGCGTCGCGCGCGCCGCTCGCCGGGCCCGAGGCGGCGGCCGACGTCGCGGGCGGCGCATCCGTCCGGGCCGCCGGCTGGGGCTGGCGGCATGCCGGCCGGAGCGCCTGGGCGGTCCGCGACGTCGACCTCGTCGTCGAGCCGGGCGAGCGGGTCCTCCTGCTCGGCGCGTCCGGCGCGGGCAAGACCACGCTCATGCACGCCCTCGCCGGCGTCCTCGGCGACGACGACGAGGGGGAGAGCCGCGGGACGCTGCTCGTCGACGGGCAGGATCCGGCCGCGCGCCGTGGTCGCGCCGGGCTCGTGCTGCAGGATCCGGACGCGCAGGTGATCCTGTCCCGCGTCGGCGACGACGTCGCGTTCGGCTGCGAGAACCTCGGCGTCCCGCGCGAGGAGATCTGGCTCCGCGTGCGCGATGCGCTCGACGCGGTGGGCCTCGACGCGGCCCTCGACCGGTCCACGACCGCGCTCTCCGGCGGCCAGAAGCAGCGCCTCGCCCTCGCCGGCGTGCTCGCGATGCGGCCCGGGCTCCTGCTGCTCGACGAGCCGACCGCGAACCTCGACCCCGAGGGCGTCGGCGAGGTCCGGCGCGCCGTCGAGTCCGTGGTCGAGCAGAGCGGGGCCACCCTGGTCGTCATCGAGCACCGGGTCGCCGTCTGGCAGGACCTCGTCGACCGGGTCGTCGTGCTCGGGGCCGACGGCGGGATCCTGGCCGACGGCGCGCCCGACGACGTCCTCCGCGACCAGGGCGCGTCCCTCGCGGCCGCGGGCGTCTGGGTGCCGGGCCGCGAGCCGGCCGCGCCGGTGCGCGAACGAGCCGAACCCGCGGCGCTCCTCCGTGCGGACGGCCTCGCCGTCGGGCGGGGCGGCGCGCGCGGCACCGCGGTGGCGGACCGCGTCGGCGTCACGCTCGCCTCGGGTCGCGTGACCGCCCTCACCGGACCGAACGGCGGCGGCAAGAGCACGCTCGCGCTCACGCTCGGGGGCCTCCTGCCCGCGCTGTCCGGCCGGGTCGTCGCGGAGGCGGGCCTGGCCGACGGCCTCGGCGCGGATCCCGCCGCCTGGCGCTCGCGCGAGCTCGCGGCGCGCATCGGCACCGTCTTCCAGGACCCGGAGCACCAGTTCCTCGCCGGCACGGTGCGCGCCGAGCTCGAGGTCGGCCCACGCGCCGTGGGCATGGATCCCGCCGACGCCGCCCGCCGCGTCGACGAGCTGCTCGCGCGCCTGCGCCTCGACGGCCTCGCGCAGGCGAACCCCTTCACCCTCTCGGGCGGCGAGAAGCGGCGCCTCTCCGTGGCGACCGCCCTCGCGACCGCGCCGCGTCTGCTCGTCCTCGACGAGCCGACGTTCGGGCAGGACGCCCGCACCTGGGCCGAGCTCGTCGCGCTCCTCGCCGACCTCGTCGACCGCGAGGGCGTCGGCGTCCTCGCCGTCACCCACGACGCCGACCTCGTGCGCGCGCTGGCGGACGACGTCCTCCGTCTCGACGCCGTCCCGGGCTCGGCTGCGCGACTGGAGGTCGTGCGATGAGCGCCGCGCCGTCCGCCGTCGTGCCCGCCGCCCGCGCCACCGGGCTCGCCGCCGTCAACCCCGTGGCCCGCCTCGCGGCCGCCCTCGTGCTGACGCTCGTGCTCGTGCTGAGCCTCGACGTCGTGTCCGCGGGTGCGGCGCTCGCGCTCGAGCTGCTGCTCCTGCCCGTCGCGGGGATCCGTCCGCGGGCGTTCCTCGTCCGGGGCATCCCCATCTGGATCGCGGCGCCCGGCGCCGGCCTCACGATCCTGCTCTACGGCCGCACGTCCGGCGACGTGTACGCCCAGTTCCTGCTCGTCGTCGTCAGCGAGGGGTCCGTGCTGCTCGCGGTCGCGACGACGCTGCGCGTGCTGGCCATCGGCGTCGCCTCCCTCGTCCTGTTCTCGAACGTGGATCCCACGGACCTCGCCGACGGCCTCGCCCAGGTCTGGCGCCTGCCGTCCCGCTTCGTCCTCGGGGCGCTCGCGGGCGTCCGGCTCGTCGGCCTGCTCCTCGACGACTGGCGCTCGCTCGAGCTGGCCCGCCGCGCGCGCGGCGTCGCCGACCGCGGCCGGATCCGGCGGTTCGCCGGCCAGGCCTTCGCGCTCCTCGTGCTCTCGATCCGGCGCGGCAGCAAGCTGGCCACCGCGATGGAGGCGCGCGGCTTCGGCGGCGCCACCGCGCGCACGTGGGCCCGGCCCAGCGTCGTCGGTCGCCGCGAGGCGCTCGTCGTCGTCGTCGCGGTGCTCGTCCCCGCCTGCGCGGTGTCGGCGGCCGTCGTCGCCGGGACGTGGGACTTCGTTGCGGCCTGATGCGGGGGAGCGGCGCCCGGCGCTGGTCCTCGTCGACGGGCCATCGGGCTCCGGCAAGTCGACCCTCGCGGACGCCCTCGTGCGCGATGGCGACCCGGACGCGGGGCTGCCGCCGGGAGCGCAGCTCCTGCGGCTCGACGACGTCTACCCCGGCTGGGACGGCCTCGAGGCGGCGTCCCGGCACCTCGAGCGCCTCGTCCTCGCCGAGATGCGCCCGGGCGGCGCCCCGCGGTGGCGCCGCTGGGACTGGGTCGCCGACGCGCCCGCCGAGTGGCACGACGTGGATCCCGCGCGCCCGCTCGTGGTCGAGGGCTGCGGATCCCTGACCCGGGTCGCCGCGCGCCTCGCCACCCGCCGCATCTGGGTGGAGGCCGACGACGCCGTGCGCCGGGCCCGCGCCATCGCCCGCGACGGCGAGTCCTTCGCCGTGGAGTGGGAGCGCTGGGACGCGCAGTGGCGCGCGCACGTCGCCCGCGAGGATCCGCGGGCCCTGGCCGACGTCGTCGTCCGCACGGACGCCGTCGCGGCGGCCGGGTAGCCTGAGGCCATGACCGATTCCGCACCGTCCGACGTCCGCTACCTCGCCGTCTTCGCCGACGGCCCCCTCGAGGGCACCACCGAGACCCGCGTCCTCGTCGACGGCGAGCACGACGAGACCATCAGCACCATGTCGGCCGTGGAGGGCAAGGAGTCGCTCTTCCAGTACCGCGCCGGCGAGGTGTCCGAGGTCGCGGGCGAGCAGCGCGTCACCTACTCGTACGTGGCGGACGGCAGCGACGACGTCCTCGGCGAGGGCGACGACGAGTCCCTCGAGCTCTGATCCCCGGCGCGCCCGGCGCCTGAGCGCCCCTCCACGACCCCGGCCCGCCACGCGGCTGCCGGGGTCGTCGTGCGTCCGGCCGCTCGGGCCTCAGGCCCAGCCGAGCTCGTGCAGCCGGTCGTCGTCGATGCCGTGGAAGTGCGCGATCTCGTGCACGAGCGTGACGTGGACGAGGTCCCGCAGCGCGTCCATGTCCTCCGCCTCGTGCAGGTGCGGCTCGCGGTAGACGACGATCCGGTCCGGCATCTCGCCGAAGCCGTACTGCCCGCGCTCGGTCATGGCGACGCCGTCGTAGAGGCCGAGCAGGTCGAGCGACCCGTCCTCGGGCCGGTCCTCCACCACGAACACGACGTTGTCGAGGCCGTCCACCATCTCGTCCGGCAGCTCGTCGAGCTCGTCGACCACCAGTCGCTCGAAGTCGTCGGGGTCGAGGTGCAGCACGGATCCAGCCTCGCACAGGCGACGGGCGTCGGAGACGCCCGGGAAATGCGGAAGGGCCGGGACCCTCTCGGATCCCGGCCCTTCCCGATGGGGTGGACGACGGGGCTCGAACCCGCGACTTCCGGCTCCACAAGCCAGCGCTCTGCCAACTGAGCTACGCCCACCATGCGGCCGATCCCGCTCTCGCGGACGGCCATGACGAGGATACTACAGCCGCGGGGCCCAGGCGGACGTCACGTCCGCGGAGATGGCCTGCACGTCCTCGGTCGCGGGTCCCGGCGCCGGCACGAAGGCCGCGCGGCGGTAGTACTCGAGCTCCCGGATCGACTCGAGGATGTCCGCGAGGGCCCGGTGTCCGCCGTTCTTCGCGGGGGAGTTGAAGTAGATCCGGGGGAACCACTCCTTCGCCAGCACCTTGATGGAGGAGACGTCGACGCTGCGGTAGTGGAGATGCGCGTCCACGCGGGGCATGTACTTCGCGAGGAACGCGCGGTCGGTGCCGATCGTGTTGCCCGCGATGGGCGCCTTGCCGCCGTTGGGCACGTGCTGCAGCAGGTACTCCAGCACCGCGAACTCCGCGTCGGCGAGGCTGACGCCGGCGGGGATCTCGTCGAGCAGCCCCGAGGACCGGTGCATGTCGGTGACGAAATCGCCCATGTTGGCGAGCGCCGCGGGGTCGGGGTTGATGACGATCGTGAAGCCGTCGTCCACGGGCACGAGGTCGAAGTCGGTGACGACCACCGCGACCTCCACCAGCTCGTCGATCGCGAGGTCGAGCCCCGTCATCTCGCAGTCGATCCACACCAGCCGGTCCGCGTTGTTGCCCATCCCCCGATCCTATCGGCGGGCCCGGGCCGCCCCGATGCGCCGCCTACCATGGGGGAGTGATCACCCTCCTCGCCGTCCTCCTCATCGTCAACGGCGTCTGGAACGTCGTCGTCTGGCCGCAGTTCCTCAAGCGCGTGGCGAAGGATCCCCGCGCCCGCGCCGCCGACGGGTCCCGCACGCCCTTCTTCACCGTGCACCTCGTGCTGGTGTCGGTCTCGCTCCTCCTGGCCCTCGTCTCGATCATCGCCGCCGTCGCGGCGTTCGCCTCCTGATCCCGGGAGAGGGCGGGCCGGCGGGGGACTCCGTGCCCGCGGGATCCGAGGGCGTGCGCGTCCTCCTGTTCTCCTCGCTCTTCTGCGTGCCGTGCCAGGCCACCCGGCGCACGCTCGAGGAGGTGCAGCGGCTGCTGCCCTGGCTCCCGGTGGAGGAGCTCGACGTCGCGGCCCACCCCGACCTGGCCGAGGCGGAGCGCATCCGGTCGACGCCGACGATCGTCGTGCGCGCCGGGGACCGCGAGGTGCTCCGCGCGGAGGGCGTGCCGACCGCGCCCCAGGTGCTGCAGGCGGTCGTGCGGGCCATGGACGGCACGGCCCCCGCCGGACCGGCGGTCTCCTCGGGGCGCCCGGATCCCGCGTAGTACCCTCGTCACGACCCCCTGTAGCTCAATGGATAGAGCATCGGCCTTCTAATCCGACGGTTGCGCGTTCGAGTCGCGCCGGGGGGACCGACTGTCGGACGCGCGGGATCGGCCGTAGATTTGGGCACATGCGCGACATCCAGTCACAGATCATCGCCGCCCTCGAGGTGCGTCCGACCATCGATCCCGCCGACGAGGTCCGGAAGCGCGTCGACTTCCTCAAGGCCTACCTCCGGTCCACCGGCGCCGAGGGCTTCGTCCTCGGCGTGAGCGGCGGGCAGGACTCGTCCCTGGCCGGGCGACTCGCCCAGCTCGCGATCGAGGAGCTCGCCGCGGAGGGGCTCCTCGCCGAGTTCATCGCCGTGCGCCTGCCGTACGGCGTGCAGGCGGACGAGGAGGACGCGCAGCTCGCGCTCTCCTTCATCCAGCCGAAGTCGAGCGTCGTCTTCGACATCAAGCGCGCGGTCGACGGCTTCCAGGCGGAGTACGCCGACGCCGCCGGGCACGCGATGACGGACTTCACCAAGGGCAACGTCAAGGCGCGCTCGCGCATGGTCGCCCAGTACGCGCTGGCCG
This window encodes:
- a CDS encoding metallopeptidase family protein, encoding MLHLDPDDFERLVVDELDELPDEMVDGLDNVVFVVEDRPEDGSLDLLGLYDGVAMTERGQYGFGEMPDRIVVYREPHLHEAEDMDALRDLVHVTLVHEIAHFHGIDDDRLHELGWA
- the nadE gene encoding ammonia-dependent NAD(+) synthetase; the protein is MRDIQSQIIAALEVRPTIDPADEVRKRVDFLKAYLRSTGAEGFVLGVSGGQDSSLAGRLAQLAIEELAAEGLLAEFIAVRLPYGVQADEEDAQLALSFIQPKSSVVFDIKRAVDGFQAEYADAAGHAMTDFTKGNVKARSRMVAQYALAGQARLLVIGTDHAAEAVTGFFTKYGDGGADVLPLTGLTKRQGRALLEHLGAPERLYLKAPTADLLDDTPGQTDEANLGLTYADIDDFLEGRDVADEVAEAIEARYRSTEHKRRVPASMFDDWWK
- a CDS encoding ECF transporter S component, with the protein product MTASPTSTASASSVDTGARTPRSGLRARWRVIDIVVASVLGVASGLVFVIWNTASVPVGGFFEPLLPGLQALAGGGWLFAGVLTGIVIRKPGAALYGELLAAFVSMLVGNVWGVGTLLSGLTQGLGAELVLLVFLYANWRAYVAVLAGMGAGLGMAITDLITYYPGSTPLFATIYTVAALVSGAVVAGLLSWLVARALARTGALARFASGRDTAARV
- a CDS encoding SCO4848 family membrane protein is translated as MITLLAVLLIVNGVWNVVVWPQFLKRVAKDPRARAADGSRTPFFTVHLVLVSVSLLLALVSIIAAVAAFAS
- a CDS encoding ATP-binding protein, with the translated sequence MRPDAGERRPALVLVDGPSGSGKSTLADALVRDGDPDAGLPPGAQLLRLDDVYPGWDGLEAASRHLERLVLAEMRPGGAPRWRRWDWVADAPAEWHDVDPARPLVVEGCGSLTRVAARLATRRIWVEADDAVRRARAIARDGESFAVEWERWDAQWRAHVAREDPRALADVVVRTDAVAAAG
- a CDS encoding thioredoxin family protein, yielding MPAGSEGVRVLLFSSLFCVPCQATRRTLEEVQRLLPWLPVEELDVAAHPDLAEAERIRSTPTIVVRAGDREVLRAEGVPTAPQVLQAVVRAMDGTAPAGPAVSSGRPDPA
- the orn gene encoding oligoribonuclease; translation: MGNNADRLVWIDCEMTGLDLAIDELVEVAVVVTDFDLVPVDDGFTIVINPDPAALANMGDFVTDMHRSSGLLDEIPAGVSLADAEFAVLEYLLQHVPNGGKAPIAGNTIGTDRAFLAKYMPRVDAHLHYRSVDVSSIKVLAKEWFPRIYFNSPAKNGGHRALADILESIRELEYYRRAAFVPAPGPATEDVQAISADVTSAWAPRL
- a CDS encoding energy-coupling factor transporter transmembrane component T family protein codes for the protein MSAAPSAVVPAARATGLAAVNPVARLAAALVLTLVLVLSLDVVSAGAALALELLLLPVAGIRPRAFLVRGIPIWIAAPGAGLTILLYGRTSGDVYAQFLLVVVSEGSVLLAVATTLRVLAIGVASLVLFSNVDPTDLADGLAQVWRLPSRFVLGALAGVRLVGLLLDDWRSLELARRARGVADRGRIRRFAGQAFALLVLSIRRGSKLATAMEARGFGGATARTWARPSVVGRREALVVVVAVLVPACAVSAAVVAGTWDFVAA
- a CDS encoding ABC transporter ATP-binding protein, with amino-acid sequence MRRPGRRPADARAPRASRAPLAGPEAAADVAGGASVRAAGWGWRHAGRSAWAVRDVDLVVEPGERVLLLGASGAGKTTLMHALAGVLGDDDEGESRGTLLVDGQDPAARRGRAGLVLQDPDAQVILSRVGDDVAFGCENLGVPREEIWLRVRDALDAVGLDAALDRSTTALSGGQKQRLALAGVLAMRPGLLLLDEPTANLDPEGVGEVRRAVESVVEQSGATLVVIEHRVAVWQDLVDRVVVLGADGGILADGAPDDVLRDQGASLAAAGVWVPGREPAAPVRERAEPAALLRADGLAVGRGGARGTAVADRVGVTLASGRVTALTGPNGGGKSTLALTLGGLLPALSGRVVAEAGLADGLGADPAAWRSRELAARIGTVFQDPEHQFLAGTVRAELEVGPRAVGMDPADAARRVDELLARLRLDGLAQANPFTLSGGEKRRLSVATALATAPRLLVLDEPTFGQDARTWAELVALLADLVDREGVGVLAVTHDADLVRALADDVLRLDAVPGSAARLEVVR